A window from Dioscorea cayenensis subsp. rotundata cultivar TDr96_F1 chromosome 10, TDr96_F1_v2_PseudoChromosome.rev07_lg8_w22 25.fasta, whole genome shotgun sequence encodes these proteins:
- the LOC120270757 gene encoding putative protein TPRXL codes for MASSSSSSSSSSATASPEFEFWNPSIPDPHILSADQLFSNGVLLPLHPPPHPPSPHPSLLSSNSSNSSSSSSSSSSSSSSSSKRWLHIFNKPSSDKQKPKKDIPRSNSGGSTTATATATAELNINLWPFSRSRSAGSTTTTTTTAKQKTPRKSTSAPCSRSNSRGESSAGRRWSAPSPGRPGVHVGRSSPVWQPRRHPGKVTASASGGSGIRGINLNVNTCIGCRTLGNGTVGDRIRKDGNASLFNFRAFFSKKVY; via the coding sequence ATGGCgagctcctcctcctcctcctcttcctcctcggCCACAGCCTCACCGGAGTTCGAGTTCTGGAATCCATCCATCCCAGATCCCCACATCCTCTCCGCCGACCAACTCTTCTCCAATGGCGTTCTCCTCCCTCTCCATCcacctcctcatcctccttctcCCCATCCATCTCTCCTCTCCTCCAACTCCTCCaactcctcctcttcctcttcctcttcctcttcctcttcctcttcctcctccaaACGCTGGCTTCATATCTTCAACAAACCTTCTTCCGACAAACAAAAGCCCAAAAAGGACATTCCCAGATCCAACTCTGGCGGCTCCACCACCGCCACTGCCACCGCCACCGCCGAACTCAACATCAATCTCTGGCCATTCTCACGTAGCCGCTCCGCCggctccaccaccaccaccaccaccacggCCAAGCAAAAAACCCCACGCAAGTCCACCAGCGCCCCTTGCTCTCGTAGCAACTCCCGCGGCGAGTCCTCCGCCGGCCGGAGATGGTCAGCCCCTAGCCCTGGCCGTCCCGGTGTTCATGTCGGCCGTTCTAGCCCTGTTTGGCAACCCAGGAGACATCCCGGTAAGGTTACCGCCTCCGCCAGTGGTGGTAGTGGGATTAGAGGGATTAATCTTAATGTTAATACTTGTATTGGGTGTAGAACTCTTGGTAATGGCACCGTCGGTGACCGTATCCGTAAGGATGGTAATGCTAGCTTGTTTAACTTTAGGGCCTTCTTTTCTAAGAAAGTGTACTga